TACCGGCACGGATCAATTCGATCGGCACGCGCGAACCGATGGGCAGGTTGGACACGATAAATGACAGGGTTTCGTCCGGTGTTACGTCGCGGCCATTCACCTTGACGATAACATCGCCCTGCTGAATCCCGGCGCGCGCCGCCGGCTGGTCGGGCTCGACCTTCGCCACCAGTTCACCACGGTTCTTGGGCAAGCCGAGCGAATCGAAGATGCCGGGATCCATCGGGTTGAGCTGGATACCGAGGTAGCCGCGCTTGACCTTCGCGCCGCCCTTCAAAGTTTCTACGATCGGACGCGCCAGTTCGGCAGGGATTGCGAAGCCGATGCCGACGTTGCCGCCGGTTGGCGAATAGATTGCCGAATTGATGCCGATGACGTTGCCGCTCATATCAAACATCGGACCGCCCGAGTTACCCTGATTGATAGCGGCATCGGTTTGAATATAGCGATCGAACGGTCCTGAACCGATATTGCGGTGAAGCGCGGAAACGATACCCGCGGTCACGCTGCCGCCAAGGCCATAGGGATTACCGATGGCGATGACCCAGTCACCGACGCGCGATTTCGACGAATCGCCGAACTTCACGAAGGGCAGGCCATGGCCGTCGATCTTCAGCACCGCGAGGTCGGATGAACTGTCGCGTCCAACGACTTTCGCCGAATACTCCTTGCGATCGGGCATGGTCACGGTGATCTGGCCGACGGGGCCGTTGCCGGGCTTGCCGCCCGAAATCACATGGTTGTTTGTGACCACATAACCGTCTTCGGAAATGATGAACCCCGAACCGAGCGACGTGGCTTCACGTGTAACCGGCGCACCGCCACCCTGCCCTTGTCCGAACAGATCGCCGAATGGCGTTCCGGCGAATGGATTATTGTTCTGGACCTCGACCTTCGACGTGGTCGAGATATTGACGACTGCCGGCTGCAGGCGCGCCGCCAGATCGGCAAAACTCATCGGTGCACCGGGCGCCGCGGGGGCCGCATGGATGGTGCCTGGCTCGTTCTGGGCAACCTGCGCCCCGGATGGCGATTGCAGGGTCATTGTGGCCGCGGTTCCCGCAATCAGCAGGCCGGTCGTGATGGCATAAGCGTAACGCACTTGGGGTAATCCTTCCGACTTGGTCGCGCGCGGTGATTGCTGCCGCGCGGCTTAACGGGATTTGAATGACGAAACCGGCTCCGGGGTTATTTATTGCCCTGGAACTGGCGCAGATAATCGTTACTTGGGCTCAGGATAATCGACGACTGCCCCGGAGGATTGCTGCCATCGGCACCGAAGGTGTGACGATAAGACTGCATGGCCCGGTAGAAGTCATAGAATTGTGCATCCTTGTTAAAGGCTGCCGCATAGACGCCGGCTGCCTGTGCATCAGCATCTGCGCGGATGATCTGCGCGTCACGCAGACCCTTGGCACGGATCGTCAGCGCTTCCTGTGACCGCGCCGTCCGCATCCGCTCGTAGGCGGAATCGAGCGGCGTACCTTCGGGCAAATCGGCCTTCTTGATTCGGACATCAATGATTTCAGCGCCGTACTGCCCGGCAATCCGGTTCAGCCCAATGCGGATGTTGTTCATAACAGCACCGCGTTCAGGACTGAGCAACAGCGCAAACTGTCGCTTGCCGAGTTCGTTGCGCAACGCCGACCCGAGGATCGGTTGTAACGCTTCAGAGACATTCTCTTCCTTGCCCGCTGTCTTGAACATCCGCAGCGGATCGACAATCCGATAACGCGCGAACGCGTCGATATTCAGGCGCAACTGATCGGTGGATAGCACCTGTTGGCGCTCCATTTCGACGTCGCGCACGCGCTTGTCGATCCAGATGATCTGCTCTGCGAACGGGATGTGGGCAATCAGGCCCGCCCCGGTATTGCCGAACGTTTCACCGCGTTTGTAGGCGTTGATGATGCGCACCGGTTCGCCAAAGCGCAGAACGACGCCCTGACGTGTTTCGGGCACGATCGCAAAAGTGTTGGACGCGAGGAACAGCACAATAAGCGCCGCGATTGCCAGCGCTATCGGGTTACGAAAAAAGGGAACGCCGTTCATTGCGCTGGCCCCGCCTGTACGACGGGTGCCGGAACTTTTTTCGCTCCGGCAAGCGGCAAATAGGGAGTTACGCCGGGCGTTTCGACAATCGTCTTGTCCACCTTCGACAGGACATCCTCCATCGTTTCGTAATACATACGACGCCGCGTTACTTCGGGCGCCAGCTTATACTGGGCATAGACACGGTCGAACGCGGCAGCTTCACCCTGCGCACGGGCAATGACCTGCTGTGCCTGAGCGTTCGCCTGATTGACCGAGGTCTGCGCCGCCTGCTGTGCGGCCGACACTTCCTTAAAGGCATCGTTCACGGCTTCAGGAGGGCCAGCGTTCTTGACCGCCACACCCTGAATTTTCACGCCCGACCGATATTTGTCGAGCAGGGTCTGCATCCGCTGTGTCACTTCGGCTTCGATGCCTGTGCGGCCCGAACCGATCGCATCGTTCAGCGAGATGTTGGCGATGGCGGCCCGCATTGCGCTTTCGGCAACGGCCTTGATCGTTGCGTCGGGGTCGGCAAGCTGGAACAGGTAAAGCTCGGGACTTTTGATGGACCAGCGAATCGAATAATCGAGATCGATGATGTTTTCATCGCGGGTCAGGACGAGTTTCTCGCCCGCCCCGTCTGGAATGTTGATCAGGCGGATATTCTGGACATCGATCGTCTGGACGCGTTCGATCGGTGCTGGAAAGGTCAGGCTGACGCCCGGCTCCAGCGTCCGCGAATATTTTCCGAATACCGTCACGACGCCGCGTTCCTGCGGGTTGATGCGATGGACGCTGCTGAATGCCAGCCACAGTGCGACCAGCGCGACTGCGACATATTTCCAGATCGGTCCGGTATTGATGGTCGGCATCCTGCCGCCGCCGAATCCGGCGCGACCGCGTTTCAGCAATTCATCGAGCGCCGTCGGACCGCGTGGACCGCGAGGTTTTCCGCCATCAGGCGGTTGATTCCATGGATTGCGTGGGCCACCGCTGCCCGAACCGCCGCCGGAGCCATCACCCGAGCCGCTCCCGTCGCCAGAACCGCGTCCGCCCCAGGGGCCACCCTCATTAAGCCATACGGCAACTGCCGCCGGCCATCCACGCATCGTTGTCATGTGACTCTTTATAGGGGGCCGTTGAAAGAATTACAGTGGGCCAATTCTCGCGCACTTTGTGTATGGGCTGGCGCATGACAGATGAAGCCACCCTGATCGCCGCCCTTGCCACCGTCTCCGATGCTAAAGGCCGTGCGGCACCACCGCGCTTTGCCGATGGTCGCGCGAGCCTGATCCTCGACGTGACGGGTCTTGACGACGTTCACCGCGATTTGTTGCAGGCCGATGTGAAGCGCGCGCTGCTGGAGGTGCCGGGCGTCACCAGCGTCCGCATTGCTCTGACTGCCGAACGCAAGGGTCGCAAGCTGATCGCCGTGGCGAGTGGCAAAGGCGGCGTCGGCAAATCGACGCTCTCGGCCAATCTCGCCATTGCGCTCGCCCGGGGCGGGGCAAAGGTCGGTTTGATCGACGCTGACATCTATGGCCCGTCGCAGCCGCGCCTGATGGCGACCGAGGGGATGCGACCGACATCGCTCAATCAGAAGCTGGAGCCGGTGCCGACCCGATTCGGGGTGCCGATGCTGTCGATGGGTCATCTGGTAAAACCGGGTCAGGCAATCGCATGGCGCGGTCCGATGGCAGGCAATGCGCTTGGCCAGTTGATCGACGCCGAATGGGGTGATTGCGAATTGCTCATCATCGACCTTCCGCCCGGAACCGGCGACGTCCAACTGTCGATGATGACCAAACATAAACCGGTGGGCGCAGTGATCGTGTCCACGCCACAGGA
This genomic stretch from Sphingomonas paeninsulae harbors:
- the hflK gene encoding FtsH protease activity modulator HflK; this encodes MTTMRGWPAAVAVWLNEGGPWGGRGSGDGSGSGDGSGGGSGSGGPRNPWNQPPDGGKPRGPRGPTALDELLKRGRAGFGGGRMPTINTGPIWKYVAVALVALWLAFSSVHRINPQERGVVTVFGKYSRTLEPGVSLTFPAPIERVQTIDVQNIRLINIPDGAGEKLVLTRDENIIDLDYSIRWSIKSPELYLFQLADPDATIKAVAESAMRAAIANISLNDAIGSGRTGIEAEVTQRMQTLLDKYRSGVKIQGVAVKNAGPPEAVNDAFKEVSAAQQAAQTSVNQANAQAQQVIARAQGEAAAFDRVYAQYKLAPEVTRRRMYYETMEDVLSKVDKTIVETPGVTPYLPLAGAKKVPAPVVQAGPAQ
- a CDS encoding Do family serine endopeptidase; the encoded protein is MRYAYAITTGLLIAGTAATMTLQSPSGAQVAQNEPGTIHAAPAAPGAPMSFADLAARLQPAVVNISTTSKVEVQNNNPFAGTPFGDLFGQGQGGGAPVTREATSLGSGFIISEDGYVVTNNHVISGGKPGNGPVGQITVTMPDRKEYSAKVVGRDSSSDLAVLKIDGHGLPFVKFGDSSKSRVGDWVIAIGNPYGLGGSVTAGIVSALHRNIGSGPFDRYIQTDAAINQGNSGGPMFDMSGNVIGINSAIYSPTGGNVGIGFAIPAELARPIVETLKGGAKVKRGYLGIQLNPMDPGIFDSLGLPKNRGELVAKVEPDQPAARAGIQQGDVIVKVNGRDVTPDETLSFIVSNLPIGSRVPIELIRAGNRLSVTAVLAERPTDEQLASIVGGDGSDDGLPPTDDKTTQQAAQESLGLAVQVLTPVIARQLNLPAGTKGVVIGAVDPSSDAGAKGFQRGDVIISVNQRPVTTPAEVAAIVKTAKAAGRENVLLSVQRGATPARYIAVKFNTK
- a CDS encoding Mrp/NBP35 family ATP-binding protein, which produces MTDEATLIAALATVSDAKGRAAPPRFADGRASLILDVTGLDDVHRDLLQADVKRALLEVPGVTSVRIALTAERKGRKLIAVASGKGGVGKSTLSANLAIALARGGAKVGLIDADIYGPSQPRLMATEGMRPTSLNQKLEPVPTRFGVPMLSMGHLVKPGQAIAWRGPMAGNALGQLIDAEWGDCELLIIDLPPGTGDVQLSMMTKHKPVGAVIVSTPQDLALIDAVRAIDLFNQSGVPIIGLVENMSGYECPHCGEVSDPFGQGGAQAAAGTMDVPFLGRIPLDIAIRTASDAGDPPAAGNSPQGAAFTAIAAKVAAWIKEH
- the hflC gene encoding protease modulator HflC, translated to MNGVPFFRNPIALAIAALIVLFLASNTFAIVPETRQGVVLRFGEPVRIINAYKRGETFGNTGAGLIAHIPFAEQIIWIDKRVRDVEMERQQVLSTDQLRLNIDAFARYRIVDPLRMFKTAGKEENVSEALQPILGSALRNELGKRQFALLLSPERGAVMNNIRIGLNRIAGQYGAEIIDVRIKKADLPEGTPLDSAYERMRTARSQEALTIRAKGLRDAQIIRADADAQAAGVYAAAFNKDAQFYDFYRAMQSYRHTFGADGSNPPGQSSIILSPSNDYLRQFQGNK